The following coding sequences lie in one Atribacterota bacterium genomic window:
- a CDS encoding RecX family transcriptional regulator: MDKILQKCWRYLNRKMYTVQELSTKLRQDGFEEREIEEAIAFLQEKGYLNDAEYVKVYLEGRRSRPKGYLAIADELQRKGVGWPYLHSLREDFYPLEAEIEDALRLLQAGKERGEDEVKIKRKLLRKGFTWEAIERAWSRLEGSSYS, translated from the coding sequence ATGGACAAAATACTCCAAAAATGCTGGCGATATCTCAATAGAAAGATGTATACGGTGCAGGAACTTTCCACAAAGTTACGTCAGGATGGTTTTGAGGAGAGGGAGATAGAAGAGGCGATTGCATTTCTTCAAGAGAAGGGTTATCTCAACGACGCAGAATACGTGAAGGTGTATCTGGAAGGTCGAAGGAGCCGGCCCAAAGGATATTTAGCCATCGCTGATGAGTTGCAACGGAAGGGTGTGGGGTGGCCGTATTTGCACTCCCTGCGGGAAGATTTTTATCCTCTTGAGGCGGAAATCGAGGATGCTCTGCGATTACTCCAGGCGGGTAAAGAGCGTGGAGAGGACGAGGTGAAAATCAAGAGAAAGTTATTGCGAAAAGGCTTTACCTGGGAGGCCATTGAAAGGGCTTGGAGCCGGTTAGAAGGCTCTTCGTATTCTTGA